One segment of Paenibacillus sp. FSL R7-0337 DNA contains the following:
- a CDS encoding histidine phosphatase family protein, with amino-acid sequence MIYVVRHGQTDLNKERRLQGRLGLPLNEVGINQAELLRDKLKNTKFDYVFSSPQERAIQTAEIATGAKAIIDKRLDVFDLGEADGLKKGDVKMVGVVPDTRVYKGVEEIKTYISRVFNFMNELEAKYSLRNVNILISGHRCTTGCIGAYFEGIPEDGNILRFSSDNGHYKEYIFNSVLVRND; translated from the coding sequence ATGATTTATGTAGTTCGACACGGACAAACAGATTTGAACAAAGAGAGAAGACTCCAAGGTAGACTAGGGTTGCCATTAAATGAAGTAGGTATCAATCAAGCGGAACTTTTAAGGGATAAACTTAAGAATACAAAATTTGACTATGTCTTTTCTTCCCCACAAGAAAGAGCTATCCAAACTGCTGAGATTGCAACAGGTGCTAAAGCGATAATTGATAAGAGACTGGATGTATTCGATTTAGGTGAAGCCGATGGATTAAAAAAAGGCGATGTAAAAATGGTCGGAGTAGTACCTGATACGAGGGTTTATAAAGGCGTTGAAGAAATTAAGACCTACATATCAAGAGTCTTCAACTTTATGAATGAACTTGAAGCTAAATACAGTTTAAGAAATGTGAATATTTTAATATCAGGTCACAGATGTACTACTGGTTGTATTGGAGCTTATTTTGAAGGTATTCCCGAAGACGGGAATATTTTAAGATTTTCATCTGACAACGGACACTACAAAGAATATATTTTTAATTCGGTGCTAGTAAGGAACGACTAA
- a CDS encoding serine hydrolase domain-containing protein: protein MEITLEGYYEGAYTNNSAGIALIAIKNSNVVFEDYRGLANCEHGIPITSSTVFNVGSVSKQFTGIAILQLIESKKLCEQDLLVKYIPELKHYADEITIYHLAHHASGLADYNDLLWKKARNNALYSTNAEVLSLLEAQQQLCFKPGSKMEYCNSNYVLLAIIIERIMNMSLADYMKRNIFDAAGMKHTLVFDEKQPVVPNRAYGYEQHESDLKCYYVDTFATGCANVFTSISDMKLYDDILYGSKLLGQDIKKRIYEEGICSDGEVLSDSCGGYSYGWMIQNKCGQRTLWHTGGDAGFRSIYVRFYEKRFSVILFCNCSNLNWTNIYKLVNDLYYKFNHDE, encoded by the coding sequence ATGGAAATAACACTGGAAGGATATTATGAAGGAGCTTATACAAATAACTCAGCTGGAATCGCATTAATTGCAATCAAAAATTCGAATGTGGTATTCGAAGATTATCGTGGTCTTGCCAACTGCGAACATGGCATTCCTATTACGTCCAGTACTGTATTTAACGTTGGATCTGTATCCAAGCAGTTTACAGGTATCGCCATATTGCAGCTTATTGAAAGCAAAAAGCTTTGTGAACAGGATCTGCTGGTAAAATATATACCCGAGTTGAAGCATTACGCAGATGAAATCACGATTTATCACTTGGCGCATCATGCTTCCGGCTTGGCAGATTATAATGATTTGCTTTGGAAAAAGGCAAGGAACAACGCCCTGTACTCTACAAATGCCGAGGTTTTGAGTCTGCTTGAGGCCCAGCAGCAATTATGCTTTAAACCGGGCAGTAAAATGGAATATTGTAATTCCAATTACGTACTGTTGGCGATCATTATTGAGAGAATTATGAATATGAGCCTTGCCGATTATATGAAAAGAAATATTTTTGATGCAGCAGGCATGAAGCATACTTTGGTTTTTGATGAAAAACAACCTGTTGTTCCCAATAGAGCCTACGGATATGAGCAACACGAGAGTGACTTGAAATGCTATTATGTCGATACATTTGCAACAGGCTGTGCAAATGTATTTACCTCAATTTCAGATATGAAGCTATATGACGATATTCTGTATGGCAGTAAATTATTGGGTCAGGATATCAAAAAACGGATTTACGAAGAAGGCATCTGTTCGGACGGGGAAGTGCTGTCCGATTCCTGCGGCGGTTACAGCTATGGTTGGATGATCCAAAATAAGTGTGGACAAAGGACACTTTGGCATACGGGCGGAGATGCCGGATTCAGAAGTATTTATGTTAGATTTTATGAAAAACGGTTCAGTGTCATTTTATTTTGCAATTGCAGCAATCTTAATTGGACCAACATCTATAAGCTTGTGAATGACTTATATTACAAGTTCAATCATGATGAATAA
- a CDS encoding GNAT family N-acetyltransferase, whose product MALLAAEKPEYPRNPNHITVHKVNNAEDFKLWALLCNFVIHQGYPIIHPELHYPVCQEGILTCFNVYDQGTLAGVSSLLNHNGVFSLEFVAVSDAFRRRGVATAAVIAAIEDAFAQGAELITVRSIGKSKYLLPKLGFRIY is encoded by the coding sequence ATGGCTCTGCTGGCCGCAGAGAAGCCCGAATATCCCAGGAATCCCAACCATATAACGGTACATAAGGTTAACAATGCTGAAGATTTCAAGCTCTGGGCGCTGCTTTGCAACTTCGTTATTCACCAAGGGTATCCCATTATTCATCCCGAGCTTCATTACCCGGTATGCCAGGAAGGTATTCTAACGTGCTTTAATGTGTATGATCAAGGAACACTGGCAGGGGTGTCATCTCTTTTAAATCACAATGGGGTTTTCTCCCTGGAATTTGTTGCTGTATCAGACGCCTTCCGCCGAAGAGGAGTCGCTACGGCAGCGGTCATCGCTGCTATTGAAGATGCCTTTGCTCAAGGAGCCGAGCTGATTACGGTAAGGTCGATTGGAAAAAGCAAATATCTGCTCCCTAAGCTTGGATTCCGGATTTACTGA